A genomic segment from Pistricoccus aurantiacus encodes:
- a CDS encoding GAF domain-containing protein, translating into MTTATALLDYDLLERQLNALLDTEDALTNCAQTAAFIYQTIPQLNWVGFYLQRRPQTLILGPFQGQPACNPITFAQGVCGLAARTRQTQRVKDVDALDYHIACDSASRSELVIPLEVAGRLWGVLDIDSPIPGRFSTEDQAGIERLAGIFLRSSSQVSLQALSNEQI; encoded by the coding sequence ATGACGACTGCCACAGCCCTGCTTGATTACGACCTGCTCGAGCGTCAGTTGAATGCCCTGCTGGATACCGAGGACGCCCTGACCAACTGCGCGCAAACCGCGGCTTTCATTTATCAGACGATTCCGCAGCTCAACTGGGTAGGGTTCTATCTGCAGCGCCGACCGCAAACGCTGATACTCGGACCCTTCCAGGGTCAACCGGCCTGCAATCCGATCACTTTCGCGCAAGGCGTGTGTGGTCTGGCAGCGCGCACCCGGCAAACTCAGCGCGTCAAGGATGTCGACGCTCTTGACTACCATATTGCCTGTGACAGCGCTTCGCGATCGGAACTGGTAATACCACTCGAGGTAGCGGGACGACTTTGGGGAGTGCTGGATATCGATAGTCCGATACCGGGACGTTTCAGTACAGAAGATCAAGCGGGAATCGAGCGCTTGGCGGGGATCTTTCTGCGCAGCAGCAGTCAGGTAAGTTTGCAAGCCTTGAGTAACGAACAGATCTGA
- the topA gene encoding type I DNA topoisomerase, producing MGKSLVIVESPAKAKTINKYLGNDFIVKSSVGHIRDLPTSGSNKTATDSKARARQAAKTRKMTPEEKAVYQKQKTWNQLIRRMGIDPEHGWEAHYEILPGKEKVVAELQKHAAKADAVYLATDLDREGEAIAWHLKETIGGDESRYKRVVFNEITKNAIQQAFEDPGTLNIERVEAQQARRFLDRVVGFMLSPLLWQKIARGLSAGRVQSVAVRLIVEREREIRAFVPEEFWDVHADLQAADKSADATPIRFELVRQNGEIFRPTSEKETLERIAALKTAPLSITGREDKPTRSKPNAPFITSTLQQAASGRLGFSVKKTMMMAQRLYEAGHITYMRTDSTNLSQDALNMARAHIGEEFGARYLPEKPNRYSSKAGAQEAHEAIRPSDVKRQATELAGMERDAQRLYELIWRQFLACQMTPAEYLSTTLTVETRGYELRAKGRVLKFDGYTRVMKPAGKKDEDQSLPDIGEGTAMNLISLEPRQHFTKPPARFTEASLVKELEKQGIGRPSTYASIISTIQDRGYVTLEHRRFYAEKLGDIVTDRLAESFSDLMDYNFTARMEDSLDDVAEGERDWRELLDSFYEDFKHQLEAAQSDEGMRPNQPVPTDIDCPTCGRKMQIRTASTGVFLGCSGYNLPPKERCKTTIDLIPGQEAVAADAGEEAETDALRAKRRCPLCGTAMDNYLIDEHRKLHICGNSPDCEGYEVEKGHFRIKGYEGPTIECDKCGAEMQLKTGRFGKYFGCTSPDCKNTRKLLKNGEVAPPKIDPIPMPELQCQKVDDHYVLRDGASGLFLAASQFPKNRETRPPLVSELQAHAEQIPEKYRFLLEAPNHDPDGQPAQIRFSRKAKSQYVMTEKDGKASGWKATYEDGRWQVEDKRK from the coding sequence ATGGGTAAATCACTGGTTATCGTTGAGTCACCGGCCAAGGCCAAGACGATCAACAAGTATCTCGGCAACGACTTTATCGTGAAGTCCAGCGTGGGCCATATTCGTGATCTCCCCACCAGTGGTTCGAATAAAACGGCAACGGACTCCAAGGCGCGAGCGCGTCAAGCCGCCAAGACCCGCAAGATGACGCCGGAAGAGAAGGCGGTTTACCAGAAGCAGAAGACCTGGAATCAACTGATTCGCCGCATGGGCATCGATCCGGAGCACGGTTGGGAGGCCCATTACGAGATCCTGCCCGGCAAGGAGAAGGTAGTCGCGGAACTGCAAAAGCACGCGGCAAAGGCGGACGCGGTCTATCTGGCGACGGACCTTGACCGAGAAGGTGAGGCAATCGCCTGGCATCTCAAGGAAACCATCGGTGGGGATGAGTCCCGCTACAAGCGGGTGGTCTTCAACGAGATTACCAAGAATGCCATTCAGCAGGCCTTCGAAGATCCCGGCACGCTTAATATCGAGCGCGTCGAAGCGCAGCAGGCGCGGCGTTTTCTCGATCGAGTCGTGGGCTTCATGCTGTCGCCGCTTCTGTGGCAGAAAATCGCTCGCGGGCTTTCCGCCGGACGAGTACAGTCCGTGGCGGTGCGTCTGATCGTCGAACGGGAGCGGGAGATTCGCGCCTTCGTGCCGGAAGAGTTCTGGGACGTGCACGCAGATCTGCAAGCGGCGGACAAGAGCGCCGACGCTACGCCGATTCGCTTCGAGCTGGTGCGCCAGAACGGTGAGATCTTTCGGCCGACCTCGGAAAAGGAAACCCTGGAGCGTATCGCGGCCCTCAAGACCGCGCCGCTTTCGATCACCGGTCGGGAGGACAAGCCGACCCGTTCGAAACCCAATGCACCGTTTATCACCTCGACCCTGCAGCAGGCCGCCAGCGGACGTCTCGGCTTCTCGGTGAAAAAGACCATGATGATGGCCCAGCGTCTTTATGAAGCGGGCCATATCACCTATATGCGCACCGACTCCACCAACCTGTCTCAGGATGCGCTGAACATGGCCCGAGCGCATATCGGAGAAGAATTCGGCGCGCGCTACCTGCCGGAAAAACCCAATCGCTATTCCAGCAAGGCCGGTGCCCAGGAGGCCCACGAAGCGATTCGTCCCTCGGACGTGAAACGTCAAGCGACGGAACTGGCCGGCATGGAACGAGATGCCCAGCGGCTCTATGAGTTGATCTGGCGCCAGTTCCTGGCCTGTCAGATGACTCCGGCGGAGTATCTCTCCACCACCCTCACCGTGGAAACCCGGGGCTACGAGCTTCGGGCCAAGGGACGAGTGCTCAAGTTCGACGGCTATACTCGGGTGATGAAGCCGGCGGGCAAGAAGGATGAAGATCAGTCCTTGCCGGATATCGGTGAAGGCACTGCCATGAATCTGATTTCCCTGGAGCCGCGCCAGCATTTCACCAAGCCGCCGGCGCGTTTTACCGAAGCGAGCCTGGTCAAGGAGCTCGAGAAACAGGGAATCGGTCGGCCCTCTACCTATGCGTCGATCATTTCCACCATTCAGGATCGTGGCTACGTGACCCTGGAGCATCGACGCTTCTATGCGGAGAAGCTTGGCGATATCGTCACCGACCGTCTGGCGGAGTCTTTCAGTGATCTGATGGACTACAACTTTACCGCTCGTATGGAAGACAGTCTCGACGACGTAGCGGAAGGCGAGCGGGACTGGCGAGAGCTGCTCGACAGCTTCTACGAGGATTTCAAGCATCAGCTTGAAGCGGCGCAAAGCGACGAGGGCATGCGTCCCAATCAGCCGGTGCCCACGGATATCGATTGCCCGACCTGCGGTCGCAAGATGCAGATTCGTACCGCTTCCACCGGGGTGTTTCTGGGCTGCTCCGGGTATAACCTGCCGCCCAAGGAGCGCTGCAAGACCACCATCGATTTGATTCCCGGTCAGGAGGCGGTGGCGGCGGATGCCGGAGAGGAAGCGGAAACCGACGCCCTGCGGGCCAAGCGCCGCTGCCCGCTATGCGGCACCGCCATGGACAACTATCTGATCGATGAGCATCGCAAACTGCACATCTGCGGCAATAGCCCCGACTGCGAAGGCTACGAGGTGGAAAAAGGTCATTTCAGGATCAAGGGTTATGAAGGACCAACCATCGAATGCGATAAGTGTGGCGCGGAAATGCAGCTCAAGACCGGCCGCTTCGGCAAGTATTTCGGCTGCACCAGCCCTGACTGCAAGAATACTCGCAAGCTGTTGAAAAATGGCGAAGTGGCGCCGCCGAAGATCGATCCGATACCCATGCCGGAACTGCAATGCCAGAAGGTGGACGATCATTACGTGCTGCGCGACGGCGCCAGTGGGCTGTTCCTGGCGGCCAGCCAGTTTCCCAAGAATCGGGAAACCCGGCCGCCGCTGGTGTCGGAACTGCAGGCCCACGCGGAGCAGATCCCCGAGAAATATCGCTTCCTGCTCGAGGCGCCAAACCATGATCCGGATGGGCAACCCGCGCAGATTCGCTTTTCCCGCAAGGCCAAGAGTCAATATGTGATGACCGAAAAGGACGGCAAGGCCAGCGGCTGGAAGGCCACTTATGAAGACGGCAGATGGCAGGTTGAGGACAAGCGTAAATGA
- a CDS encoding riboflavin synthase subunit alpha translates to MFTGIVQGTAPLLSIVDKDAFRIHTIELEPARRKGLEIGASVAHNGVCLTVTGIDGGRVSFDLMRETLRLTNLGELRVGDRVNIERAARFGDEIGGHAMSGHVICTAALTSIEEAPNNRRLWFRLPGKFGRFLFDKGYIGLDGISLTIGEVRREQPRNSEVDAPVTFCVDLIPETLARTTLGDRRIGDRVNIEIDPQTQAIVETVERVLASRAVI, encoded by the coding sequence ATGTTCACGGGTATCGTTCAGGGCACCGCACCGCTTTTGTCCATCGTCGACAAGGACGCCTTTCGTATCCACACCATCGAACTCGAGCCCGCGCGGCGAAAAGGGCTGGAAATCGGCGCCTCGGTGGCGCATAACGGCGTCTGCCTGACCGTGACCGGCATCGACGGCGGCCGGGTCAGCTTCGATCTGATGCGCGAAACCCTGCGTCTGACCAACCTGGGTGAGCTCCGGGTCGGCGACCGTGTCAATATCGAGCGGGCCGCTCGTTTCGGCGACGAGATCGGCGGCCATGCCATGTCCGGGCATGTGATCTGTACCGCGGCACTGACGAGTATCGAGGAGGCGCCGAACAACCGTCGTCTCTGGTTCAGGCTGCCCGGGAAGTTCGGGCGCTTTCTGTTCGACAAGGGCTATATTGGACTCGACGGTATCAGCCTGACCATCGGCGAGGTGCGGCGCGAGCAGCCTCGGAACAGCGAAGTCGATGCGCCGGTGACTTTCTGCGTCGACCTGATTCCGGAAACCCTGGCGCGCACCACCCTGGGCGACCGGCGAATCGGCGACCGGGTCAATATCGAGATCGATCCGCAGACCCAAGCGATCGTCGAGACCGTCGAACGTGTATTGGCATCGCGTGCCGTGATCTAG
- a CDS encoding Lpp/OprI family alanine-zipper lipoprotein, translating into MSKFTNALKLTAAAASFAILAGCASDGADKTTLEQVQSEASQANSTANKAMNTANQAQRDARAAMQMAQENRQAMDRMFERSMRK; encoded by the coding sequence ATGTCCAAGTTCACTAACGCACTAAAACTGACTGCCGCAGCCGCTTCTTTCGCTATCCTGGCAGGTTGTGCTTCCGATGGTGCTGACAAGACCACTCTGGAGCAGGTCCAGTCTGAAGCGTCTCAAGCCAACAGCACCGCCAACAAGGCGATGAACACTGCCAATCAGGCCCAGCGTGATGCTCGCGCCGCGATGCAGATGGCCCAAGAGAATCGTCAGGCCATGGATCGCATGTTCGAACGCTCCATGCGCAAGTAA
- a CDS encoding methionine ABC transporter ATP-binding protein — protein MIRLKNVSKIYGSGAQAIEALRHIDLEVPQGSIHGVIGLSGAGKSTLIRCVNLLERPTSGSVQVDGQELTRLSGPALNQARHQIGMIFQHFNLLSSRTVYANIALPLELMGMGKAAIQERVKPLLELTGLSDKTGTYPAELSGGQKQRVAIARALASRPKVLLCDEATSALDPQTTGSILELLKDINERLGLTILLITHEMEVVKSICHRVGLISDGMLVEEAEVGEFFTSPRTRLGREFLNDFLELEPPKALVERLEPEPSPRHHPVVRLAFSGDAVASPLISRLTRDCRIEVSILQAKVESIQDRTLGLMIAELIGDQEQTRAALAYLERHDLNVEVLGHVKRDA, from the coding sequence ATGATCAGACTCAAGAACGTCTCCAAGATTTACGGCAGTGGCGCGCAGGCCATCGAGGCGCTGAGGCACATCGACCTGGAAGTCCCCCAAGGCAGCATTCATGGCGTCATCGGCCTTTCCGGCGCCGGCAAATCGACCTTGATTCGCTGCGTCAACCTGCTGGAGCGTCCCACCAGCGGCAGCGTGCAGGTGGATGGCCAGGAACTCACCCGCTTGAGCGGCCCGGCGCTCAATCAGGCTCGTCATCAGATCGGCATGATCTTTCAGCATTTCAATCTGCTGTCATCGCGCACCGTCTATGCCAACATCGCCCTGCCTCTGGAACTGATGGGCATGGGCAAGGCAGCGATTCAGGAGCGAGTCAAGCCGCTGCTGGAACTGACCGGCCTTTCCGACAAGACCGGCACCTATCCAGCGGAGCTTTCCGGCGGTCAGAAGCAGCGGGTCGCCATCGCCAGGGCCCTGGCCAGCCGCCCCAAGGTGCTGCTGTGTGACGAGGCCACCTCGGCGCTGGATCCGCAGACCACCGGCTCGATTCTCGAGCTGCTCAAGGACATCAACGAGCGCCTGGGACTGACCATTTTGCTGATCACCCATGAAATGGAAGTGGTCAAGTCGATCTGCCATCGGGTAGGGCTGATTTCCGACGGCATGCTGGTGGAGGAAGCCGAGGTAGGCGAGTTCTTTACCTCGCCGCGCACACGGTTGGGGCGGGAATTTCTCAATGACTTTCTCGAACTCGAGCCGCCCAAGGCGCTGGTGGAACGTCTCGAACCCGAGCCCAGCCCGCGACATCATCCGGTGGTGCGTCTGGCGTTCTCCGGCGACGCGGTGGCCTCGCCGCTGATTTCTCGATTGACCCGGGATTGCCGCATCGAGGTCAGCATTCTGCAGGCCAAGGTGGAGTCGATCCAGGATCGCACCCTGGGGCTGATGATCGCGGAACTGATCGGCGATCAGGAGCAGACCCGGGCGGCGCTTGCCTATCTCGAGCGTCATGATCTCAACGTGGAGGTGCTTGGTCATGTCAAACGCGATGCTTGA
- a CDS encoding DUF3141 domain-containing protein — protein sequence MLQAFTSPIDAMLSWCDPFGIGRAALDYWRDSVERRVLYLDVMRQRGNQYLAHMRLEKPNVLGFEAETIMDGLDLPRPVNYELLWIEPPQGVETDWQKRPFVVVDPRAGHGPGIGGFKPDSEIGVALRAGHPCYFIGFLPFPEPGQTVEDVVDAEIAFLKEVINRHPQVSEKPIVVANCQAGWQIMMAAALEPECFGPLLIAGAPLSYWAGERGKAPMRYSAGMMGGSWLASLASDLGAGNFDGAWLVQNFEKLNPANTLWGKQYNLYANIDTEASRYLQFERWWGGHVMLGAQEIQYIVDKLFVGNRLSTSRIITQDGRRIDLRNIRSPIVVFCSQGDDITPPPQALGWVRDLYENTDEILAQEQTIVYCVHDRTGHLGIFVSGSISRKEHTEFTENMDYIDVLPPGLFEAKVTETAAQGAAEAEHIEGDYLLEFMPRTIEDVNEIVQPNEEDERRFATVARLSNINRGIYEVTLQPWLQAIISNSAARIMRRCHPIRFGYRLYSDLNPLTAPLPVMAEAIRKDRHQVAEHNPWKVAEGIASHQIEQSLDAFREVRDRMVEKLFLQIYGQTWLQTMVGLGTHDGLEFRRRPGSELEHRRFVASRKTELCSRIDQGSGLEAMMRALIYVLGGAPTTDERNFNRLTASWEEFEEDIDLATFKKMLRDQFLILKLDRQGALDGLSVLLADQSDDQIDHYLETIEHVVNVSGQMTPRSEERLEAVKAKFAQARSVNSATGGERPVKLDEVKSSDSTDPSAPRKPRAQQKARTAKPRK from the coding sequence ATGCTTCAGGCTTTCACGTCACCTATCGACGCCATGCTTTCCTGGTGCGACCCTTTCGGCATCGGCCGGGCAGCCTTGGATTACTGGCGCGACAGCGTCGAGCGTCGAGTGCTTTACCTTGACGTCATGCGCCAGCGTGGTAATCAGTATCTCGCGCACATGCGGCTGGAAAAGCCCAACGTGCTGGGTTTCGAAGCGGAAACCATCATGGATGGCCTGGATTTGCCGCGTCCGGTCAATTACGAGTTGTTGTGGATCGAGCCGCCCCAAGGCGTCGAAACCGACTGGCAGAAGCGACCCTTTGTGGTGGTCGACCCGCGAGCGGGACACGGCCCGGGAATCGGCGGCTTCAAGCCCGATAGTGAAATCGGCGTGGCCTTGCGAGCCGGCCATCCTTGCTACTTCATCGGTTTTCTTCCTTTTCCCGAGCCGGGCCAGACCGTCGAAGACGTGGTGGATGCGGAAATCGCTTTCTTGAAGGAAGTGATCAATCGTCATCCACAGGTGTCGGAAAAACCGATTGTCGTCGCGAACTGTCAGGCGGGTTGGCAGATCATGATGGCGGCGGCGCTGGAACCGGAATGCTTCGGTCCGCTGCTGATTGCCGGCGCGCCTCTTTCTTATTGGGCGGGGGAGCGAGGCAAGGCACCGATGCGCTATTCCGCCGGCATGATGGGCGGAAGCTGGTTGGCCTCCCTTGCCAGCGATCTGGGCGCGGGGAATTTCGACGGCGCCTGGCTGGTGCAGAACTTCGAGAAGCTCAACCCGGCCAATACCCTGTGGGGCAAGCAGTACAATCTGTATGCCAACATCGATACCGAAGCGAGCCGCTATCTGCAGTTCGAACGATGGTGGGGCGGCCATGTCATGCTGGGCGCTCAGGAAATTCAGTATATCGTCGACAAGCTGTTCGTCGGTAACCGTCTGAGCACGTCAAGAATCATCACTCAGGACGGTCGTCGTATCGACCTGCGCAACATTCGCTCACCCATCGTGGTGTTCTGTTCGCAAGGAGACGACATCACGCCGCCGCCTCAGGCGCTTGGCTGGGTGCGCGATCTCTACGAAAATACGGATGAAATCCTGGCTCAGGAACAGACCATCGTCTATTGCGTTCACGACCGTACGGGGCACCTGGGTATCTTCGTTTCCGGCAGTATCTCCCGCAAGGAGCATACGGAATTTACCGAGAACATGGATTACATTGATGTGCTTCCCCCGGGACTGTTCGAAGCCAAGGTAACGGAAACCGCCGCTCAAGGCGCCGCGGAGGCCGAGCATATCGAGGGCGATTATCTGCTGGAGTTCATGCCGCGCACCATCGAAGACGTCAACGAGATTGTTCAGCCCAATGAGGAAGACGAGCGGCGTTTCGCCACTGTCGCACGCCTTTCGAATATCAATCGCGGTATCTATGAGGTGACGCTACAGCCGTGGCTGCAGGCGATCATTTCGAATTCCGCGGCACGTATAATGCGCCGCTGCCATCCGATTCGTTTCGGCTACCGTCTGTATTCCGATCTCAACCCTCTGACCGCACCCTTGCCGGTCATGGCGGAGGCCATCCGCAAGGATCGCCATCAGGTGGCGGAGCATAACCCCTGGAAAGTGGCCGAAGGGATCGCATCCCATCAGATCGAGCAGTCCCTGGACGCCTTCCGGGAAGTGCGTGACCGCATGGTCGAGAAACTGTTCCTGCAGATATACGGGCAGACTTGGCTTCAGACCATGGTCGGACTAGGCACTCACGACGGTCTCGAGTTCCGTCGTCGTCCCGGGTCGGAGCTCGAGCATCGGCGCTTCGTTGCTAGCCGCAAGACCGAGCTATGTTCGCGCATCGATCAGGGTAGTGGTCTTGAAGCCATGATGCGGGCGCTGATCTATGTGTTGGGCGGCGCTCCGACCACGGACGAGCGCAACTTCAATCGTCTTACCGCCTCCTGGGAGGAGTTCGAGGAAGATATAGATCTCGCCACCTTCAAGAAGATGCTGAGAGACCAGTTCCTGATCCTCAAGCTGGATCGTCAAGGCGCCTTGGATGGCCTCTCCGTATTGCTGGCGGATCAAAGCGACGATCAGATCGATCACTATCTGGAAACCATCGAGCACGTGGTAAACGTCAGCGGTCAAATGACGCCACGTTCCGAAGAGCGGCTCGAAGCGGTCAAGGCAAAGTTCGCCCAGGCACGTTCGGTGAACTCGGCGACAGGTGGAGAAAGACCTGTCAAGCTTGATGAGGTAAAGTCTTCCGATAGCACCGACCCTAGCGCGCCGCGCAAGCCACGCGCTCAGCAAAAAGCTCGAACGGCCAAGCCGCGAAAGTGA
- a CDS encoding methionine ABC transporter permease produces the protein MSNAMLELIFKATIDTLYMVGVSGVIAALFGVPLGVLLYVTRPRQILAHPLTQRILAIVTNVGRSIPFIILMVAIIPFTRLIVGSSIGINAAVVPLTIAAIPFVARLVEGALNEVPPGLIEAAQSMGATPYQIITKVLLPEARGGIITGLTVTVVTLVSYSAMAGAVGGGGLGDLGIRYGYNRFDPLVMLITVAILVVMVQGFQSIGDHLVRKADHK, from the coding sequence ATGTCAAACGCGATGCTTGAACTGATCTTCAAGGCGACCATCGATACCCTGTACATGGTCGGCGTGTCCGGTGTCATTGCCGCCCTGTTTGGCGTTCCTCTGGGCGTACTGCTGTACGTGACCCGGCCCCGGCAGATACTCGCTCATCCGCTGACGCAAAGGATACTCGCCATCGTCACCAACGTGGGCCGCTCGATTCCGTTCATCATCCTGATGGTGGCGATCATTCCCTTCACCCGCTTGATTGTCGGCAGCTCCATTGGCATCAACGCGGCGGTGGTGCCCTTGACCATCGCCGCCATCCCCTTCGTGGCGCGGCTGGTGGAGGGCGCCCTGAACGAAGTGCCGCCAGGGCTGATCGAGGCGGCCCAGTCCATGGGCGCCACCCCTTATCAGATCATCACCAAGGTATTGTTGCCGGAAGCCCGTGGCGGCATCATCACCGGCCTGACCGTCACCGTTGTCACCCTGGTCAGCTATTCCGCCATGGCCGGCGCCGTGGGCGGTGGCGGCCTGGGGGATCTGGGCATACGTTACGGTTACAACCGCTTCGACCCGCTGGTCATGCTGATCACCGTGGCGATTCTGGTGGTCATGGTGCAGGGCTTTCAAAGCATCGGCGATCATCTGGTACGCAAGGCCGATCATAAGTGA
- a CDS encoding L,D-transpeptidase family protein: protein MGRLLSFFLPLLTVFLLSQPAQALESPVGADELWILVDEPSSSLSVYRGSQEITHFPRISVGRGGVKRLRREGDRSTPLGTFHINRIKLDSDFHIFLGLDFPTPEIAREAWSAGRMSFIEYADFMAYLQQNGEPPQDTVLGGYIGIHGLGDGDPDFHRRYDWTQGCVAVTNEQIEQLLSLIEIGTTVVIR, encoded by the coding sequence ATGGGCCGACTGTTGTCTTTTTTTCTTCCTTTACTGACGGTGTTTCTACTGTCTCAACCGGCGCAGGCCCTGGAATCCCCGGTTGGCGCCGACGAGTTATGGATACTCGTCGACGAGCCGAGTTCATCGCTGTCCGTCTATCGCGGCAGTCAGGAGATTACACATTTTCCACGTATCTCCGTCGGTAGAGGCGGGGTCAAGCGGCTGCGCAGGGAAGGCGATCGTTCCACTCCCTTGGGAACGTTTCATATCAATCGCATCAAACTGGACAGCGATTTTCACATTTTTCTAGGGCTCGACTTTCCCACTCCCGAAATTGCTCGGGAAGCCTGGAGTGCGGGTAGAATGAGCTTCATCGAGTATGCGGACTTCATGGCTTATCTACAGCAGAACGGCGAGCCGCCCCAAGATACGGTGCTGGGCGGTTACATAGGAATTCATGGACTAGGTGATGGGGATCCTGACTTTCATCGACGTTACGATTGGACCCAAGGCTGTGTTGCGGTAACCAACGAGCAAATCGAGCAGTTATTGAGTCTGATAGAGATTGGCACAACCGTCGTGATCCGCTAG
- a CDS encoding MetQ/NlpA family ABC transporter substrate-binding protein: MLAGCGGDQEAQDQILKVGTVAGPETEVMQVAANRAKDEYGLDVKIVEFTDYVSPNAALADGSLDANAFQHEPYMVSMVEDRGYDFAIAGRTFVYPIGAYSEKYDSIEDLPDGATIALPNDPSNEGRSLILMHDEGLIELKDPENLEATPIDIAENPRNFKFREIEAAQLPRVLQDVDMAFINNTFAQPAGLSLDDALIKEGPDSPYVNLIVVREGDQEREAIRQLVSAYQSDEVAQKAEELFDGAAVPGWKDAAQ; this comes from the coding sequence ATGCTGGCCGGCTGTGGCGGCGATCAGGAAGCGCAAGATCAGATCCTCAAGGTCGGCACCGTGGCGGGGCCGGAAACCGAAGTCATGCAGGTGGCGGCGAACCGCGCCAAGGACGAATACGGCCTCGACGTGAAGATCGTCGAGTTCACCGACTATGTCTCTCCCAACGCTGCGTTGGCGGACGGCAGCCTGGATGCCAACGCCTTCCAGCATGAACCCTATATGGTCAGCATGGTGGAGGATCGCGGCTACGACTTCGCCATCGCCGGGCGCACCTTCGTCTACCCGATCGGCGCCTATTCGGAAAAATACGACAGCATCGAGGACTTGCCGGATGGCGCCACCATCGCCCTGCCCAACGATCCTTCCAACGAGGGGCGCTCGCTGATCCTGATGCACGACGAGGGGCTGATCGAACTCAAGGATCCGGAAAATCTCGAAGCCACACCCATCGACATCGCCGAAAATCCGCGGAATTTCAAGTTTCGCGAGATCGAAGCCGCCCAGCTGCCGAGAGTGCTGCAGGACGTGGACATGGCCTTCATCAACAATACCTTTGCTCAGCCGGCAGGCCTGAGCCTGGACGATGCCTTGATCAAGGAAGGCCCCGATTCGCCTTACGTCAACCTGATCGTGGTGCGGGAAGGTGACCAGGAACGAGAAGCCATTCGTCAACTGGTAAGTGCCTATCAGAGCGACGAGGTGGCGCAAAAAGCTGAGGAGCTATTCGACGGCGCCGCGGTACCGGGCTGGAAAGACGCTGCGCAATAA
- a CDS encoding DUF6586 family protein, which translates to MTPSGRTNQLLYQAELLLTLPDGEDEHAPGRRRASLEGALAMTELALNSLMREVTEHTGLQTFDWRRLLRDSTPAPAEISHLRELAAEPDSWLFQLLTSLEALHGCDGVSPGGRLGVTAMIATAGPSPGERLSRQLREFKALLAAFRESSREW; encoded by the coding sequence ATGACCCCCAGCGGTCGCACCAATCAGCTGCTTTACCAGGCAGAGCTGCTGCTGACGCTGCCCGACGGTGAAGACGAGCACGCACCCGGGCGGCGCCGTGCTTCGCTTGAAGGGGCGCTGGCCATGACGGAGCTCGCCCTTAACTCTCTGATGCGAGAAGTCACCGAACATACCGGCCTGCAGACGTTCGACTGGCGTCGGCTATTGCGGGACTCCACCCCGGCCCCGGCAGAAATTTCCCACTTGCGCGAACTGGCCGCCGAGCCGGATAGCTGGCTTTTCCAGCTGCTGACGAGCCTAGAAGCCCTGCACGGGTGTGACGGGGTGTCGCCGGGTGGCCGGCTCGGCGTGACGGCGATGATCGCCACCGCGGGCCCTTCCCCCGGGGAGCGGCTAAGCCGGCAGCTGCGAGAATTCAAGGCGCTGCTGGCGGCGTTTCGCGAAAGCAGCAGGGAATGGTGA